The region TGGAATTAGCACAAGGCTCGGTAATGAATATGCAAGGAGTGAGCATTAAAAACTTTATTGTGTTAATTCCTCTGTTAGTAGTTCCAATGCTAATTATCGGTATTTTTAGTCTCTTTTCGGCTACTAATATTGCGTTAATTATTCTGGCGTCTATAGGATTGTTAGGGATTATTTTTACAAAACAACTACTTAAAGTAACCGAAAAACAGTTTTTAGAACGAAAATACGCACTCTGCGATGGATTCCGAAAGAAAGAATAATCAACATATTCTGTAGAGACGGAGCATGCTCCGTATCTACTTTTAACTTTACAAACTTTTAACTTTCAACTTCTATGATACAAGCAACAAATTTAACAAAAGCGTATAACGGGGTAACCGTTCTAAATATTCCAGATATCTCTATCACTAACGGAGAAAGCTTCGGATTGGTGGGAAATAACGGTGCTGGAAAAACCACTTTTTTTAGATTAATCTTAGATTTAATCGCCGCCACAACTGGTGAAGTGTTAATTGAAGGAGAGAAAGTAGCTCGTAAAGACGAATGGAAGTCAAAAGTTGGCTCTTTTCTCGATGAGGGCTTCCTAATAGATTTCCTTACACCCGACGAATTTTTTAATTTCACAGGAAAAGTTTACGATAAATCGGAAGGCGATATTGCCACCTTTTTGGAATCAATGCAAGATTTTTTTAATGATGAAATTATTGGTAAAAGGAAATTAATTCGTGATTTATCTAAAGGAAATCAGAAAAAGGTAGGAATCGCAGCGGCTCTCCTATCCGACCCACAAATTTTAATCTTAGACGAACCGTTTACCGCTTTAGACCCGACTTCACAAATTAGGCTGAAACGAATGCTTAACGACCTGAGGACAACTAAAAACATGACCATGCTTATTTCGAGCCACGACCTAAATCACGTTACAGAAGTGTGCGATCGTATTGTTGTTTTGGAAAAAGGTATTGTAGTTCGCGATATTGAAACTAATAAAGATACCCTAAAAGAACTTGAAAGATATTTTGCAGTTTAAGATTTCAACATTCTGCAATAAATACAAATAGTGAAGCCAATTCACTTACAAGGTTTTTATCTTTTTTAATTAACTAAGTAATTAGATGTAATTATTGATTTTCCCCTAGCCTGACTCATAAAATACCTGCAGAAATAAGTAAAAGTTAAATAAAATTATATATATTTAGCAATCAAACTTATAAATAAGCACACCATATAATCAAAAAATCGCTATGAGTAATATTGAGCAAAGCAAACAAGATTTACAAAAGTCTTTATTTAAAAAACTAGAAAAAATAACAGATCTTACAGAATCGAATGTTACAAGTAAAATAAAAAGACTTGTAACCAATAAAGCCATTCCGAATCAAGATAGAGTTACCCTGAAGGAATTGGAAGTTGCAAAAGAGTATTTTAAGAAGTCACAATTAAATACAAATACAGAAGCAAGTGTAGATACTGATAAAACTTGGTCATCCAACGCTCCATTAGAAAAAATTACCGGATTAACATCGAAGGTTATTGACAGCATAATTAAAGACTTAGAAAAACAAGAAAAACCAAGTTCTTCACTTATACCAATAAAAGGTATAAGCAAGGTAATGCAGGCTAAATTGAGAAGTTTATTCATTTATGATGTTCCAACCTTATTAACTAAAGGGAGTACAGATAAAAAACGCTCTTCCTTAGCTACAAAACTACAGGTGGACATAAAGTTAGTAAACTCATGGGTAAAACAAGCAGACCTGTGGCGAGTAGAGGAAATGACGACAGATATGGCCTATTTGCTTGTTTTGGCAGGCGTTCGTAATGTGGAAGATTTATCGAAAGTGAGTGTTGAAAAAATTTATCCAATACTCGAAAGTTTAACTGCATCAACAACTGATTTTTCTTTACTGGATAAAGCTCAACTTTCCACTCTAATTAACAATGCCCGAAAACTCATAATTAATTATAGATCTTTTGATATTGATATTCTGAATCAAATTATCAGTGAAAAACTTGATAAGTTAGTGAAAAATGATTATCAAACGGTTAAAAAATCAACAACAGAAGGTTATTACCAAACAAAAAAACAACTATCTATTAAAGATGAAGATATTCTTAGAGCATTAAAAGGTCGAATACCCTCATTTTCCTCCCTTGAGTTTAATGACAAAGAACCTGAGCATCTGTTTGCTAATGATTTTATTGATAAGCCTATAGAAGAAAAAAAGAGTGGTGATATAATTGCTGAAGGATTGGGCTTCTTAGATGATGTTGAGTTTGCATTGCCATTACCAAGAACTATTAGTGGCAAAGTGGTTAAAAGAAAATATAATGAAAAAAAGGAACATGAAACACCCTTTGCTGGAGTTTTAGTAGAAATAGGAGGCATAGTAAGTCCATCAGAAGATAAAACTGAGGCTGACAAAAAACCATCATGTATAACGGACAGTAATGGAAAATTTATCGTAGTATTACCAGACAAATATAGCTTAAAAGAAACCATTACCGTAACTATATCACAAGGTTCAAACAAACAAGAATTTATTAAAAATGCTTCAGAAGTTATCAATGCTGTTCCCGAACAAAAAGATTTAGAACAATTTATTTTACTTGACTCTATTGGAGATGAAATAGATTTCATAGATGCAGAGATTCAAACTTTAAAATCAAACTGTGAAGCAACAACAGAGAATACGACTAAAAAGAAAATAACAAATGAAAAGTGTACTCCAGATAACGTAGTAGATTTACTTACAACTCAAAAAGACAATTTGCTAACGAGATACAATCAGATAAAAAACAAGTTATTAGAAAAATATTATACTATAGATGTAAATAAAGCTTTTGAAAAACTCTTATCTTCTTCAAACTTAGATGCTAAATTAGAAGGGACCAACTTTAAACCTAATGTAGATGAGGATTTTGTTGTAATTGAAGAGATATTTGAAGGGATGGACTGTTCCCTAAAAACAGCTTTACCAAGTGTAAAGTTAATGGGCAATGAAATGGATTTAGTGGACAAGTACAAAAAAGCTCTTGAAAGGGAAAAAAGAAAAATCTCAAATGGAGAAGAATTTAGTTATGAGGATTTCAACGATGAAGAGTCTGGAGTAATACGTCTTTCTACGGATACAGCCCCTTCTCGTGTTTTTAATTACAGTATGCTGCAACGTCTAGTAGAACCGGCTATAAGCCCGAGTGCCGGTGAAAATGGACGGCAAACACTAACCAAACCATTAGACGTAGAAAACTTCAAAAGCAAACTATACGAAGCCCCAGACGAATTACCTAAGATGTCTTCATTGGGCATAGGCTATGTCCTTAATATGCATCAAGCCTGGGTGCCCGACGGTTTTGCATTGGGTTCTTTACTCTACTCTCTAGTGTTAGCACCCGGTGAAGAACAGCGTTTAGTTATACGTGAAAACAAACAACGCTACTCCATTATGGACGAGGCACAAGGCACGGATGCTGTTAGTGAGGATTACGCACTTTCTCAAGAAGATGACACTACAGCTGCATTCAATTATGCTGTGAATCAACTATCACAAGCAAACTCTGAATACAGTTACAGAGCTAAGACTTCAAGTTTTGGTGCCAGTTTTGGTGCTGCCGGCACATATGCTGGAGCGTCAGCTACACTTGGATTATCGGGAGGGTTCTCAAAATCGAGTGGAAAAGGTTCTTCATCTGCCCGCCAATCCAACTCACACAATGAAGCTTCTTCAGCAGCACAGAAATTTCAACACAGTATAAAA is a window of Bacteroidales bacterium DNA encoding:
- a CDS encoding ABC transporter ATP-binding protein; translation: MIQATNLTKAYNGVTVLNIPDISITNGESFGLVGNNGAGKTTFFRLILDLIAATTGEVLIEGEKVARKDEWKSKVGSFLDEGFLIDFLTPDEFFNFTGKVYDKSEGDIATFLESMQDFFNDEIIGKRKLIRDLSKGNQKKVGIAAALLSDPQILILDEPFTALDPTSQIRLKRMLNDLRTTKNMTMLISSHDLNHVTEVCDRIVVLEKGIVVRDIETNKDTLKELERYFAV
- a CDS encoding DUF4332 domain-containing protein, encoding MSNIEQSKQDLQKSLFKKLEKITDLTESNVTSKIKRLVTNKAIPNQDRVTLKELEVAKEYFKKSQLNTNTEASVDTDKTWSSNAPLEKITGLTSKVIDSIIKDLEKQEKPSSSLIPIKGISKVMQAKLRSLFIYDVPTLLTKGSTDKKRSSLATKLQVDIKLVNSWVKQADLWRVEEMTTDMAYLLVLAGVRNVEDLSKVSVEKIYPILESLTASTTDFSLLDKAQLSTLINNARKLIINYRSFDIDILNQIISEKLDKLVKNDYQTVKKSTTEGYYQTKKQLSIKDEDILRALKGRIPSFSSLEFNDKEPEHLFANDFIDKPIEEKKSGDIIAEGLGFLDDVEFALPLPRTISGKVVKRKYNEKKEHETPFAGVLVEIGGIVSPSEDKTEADKKPSCITDSNGKFIVVLPDKYSLKETITVTISQGSNKQEFIKNASEVINAVPEQKDLEQFILLDSIGDEIDFIDAEIQTLKSNCEATTENTTKKKITNEKCTPDNVVDLLTTQKDNLLTRYNQIKNKLLEKYYTIDVNKAFEKLLSSSNLDAKLEGTNFKPNVDEDFVVIEEIFEGMDCSLKTALPSVKLMGNEMDLVDKYKKALEREKRKISNGEEFSYEDFNDEESGVIRLSTDTAPSRVFNYSMLQRLVEPAISPSAGENGRQTLTKPLDVENFKSKLYEAPDELPKMSSLGIGYVLNMHQAWVPDGFALGSLLYSLVLAPGEEQRLVIRENKQRYSIMDEAQGTDAVSEDYALSQEDDTTAAFNYAVNQLSQANSEYSYRAKTSSFGASFGAAGTYAGASATLGLSGGFSKSSGKGSSSARQSNSHNEASSAAQKFQHSIKSASDKISQAKRLSISTATSEVSDSVATKIIANHNHSHAMTIQYWEVMRRYRMETCIDSIDLVLFVPLKTIRFLPENQKYHFNNLNLKNFGKTEFNARYGTLLKYANSLQYALPYQYRTGLNLIKQYASYPMWKMEEIGTDTKQLTLTFKANLLNDIDKLSIYLVLKNGKGTIAGNFDDSKHTTIIKENVYKTTKELRQAIIHERNKRGEKDLSCTFDIPSDIIDDDLAYIKFDYSCREFNYTLSQDDPNFTKAQSLAYNNLMGKQVDLAQDNKGSWGDRQSIEHYKSQLPEAYQNFPYNKTVTFSPSYIMRLGYPIIDTVNLKLNDNSTLDVALSSSQLNNYTRIYIKNKIRTLRYTEFQKMEELLQHVAAETLHYSQMVWGALSEDERAMLLEQYTIDMDYNKLLSNIELESKINEDEPSIPLLNCVNVKKLLGFYGNCMLLPFTYPQSLANKLGKTAAEVQDSLYRYHSSNFRSPSTTISLPTDGMIGEAVLGETNVSEKIDLTRFWNWQDSPIDKMEIDSSYLNAHDYLAGKSTKDISALNLQGATAAVPVTNADLISALVSKQAPKFDNITGLDQLRDVLNAGTNSAAQGLQTAVTTSADMAKSAADLAKAQIAADKEVEVAKINKGINTESGNNTANPTASDNSTTSTAEQTGTTGQNASTVQQPTVPVDSSINNQGGSGSTTHTQQPSTGGTSTPSDEQVNGFPNTDKTENNEPENVEDIVDNNNGKEPDPENVQRLTNIITSAIEAAKEGMTPEQFYKKYTNEELSMDEIKAKAITYCENNNIDFGEVSKYLLAISDFINKGGNDGKH